Proteins from one Aspergillus nidulans FGSC A4 chromosome VIII genomic window:
- a CDS encoding uncharacterized protein (transcript_id=CADANIAT00001439), whose amino-acid sequence MSPDIEKRESPSVRSVTQDGTETEIPACDNEGRSRYQRWAQNVKGLETRGIEPVPVEERQPVSASASFHILLTWFSMGMALNNLVVGTLGTVVMQLNFLDAALCALFGNVLGCVAIGYMCTWGPRSGHRTLIVSRFLMGFNPSKVCCFLNVLTNIGYGMMSSTVGGQILSKLSGGAVSVVVGIIIVALVSLVVATFGMHIFQYYERYAWFPQLMVFCILLGSSGPEFDFNTVSIGSVEEVNAKRLAFFSLCLSAAMSWVPGAADYHVYYSPDTGTWRIWSLTTVGVGLAMTITLLLGVGLGTGIAHNPRWGAIYDGTPGSVVIAGYDRLGALGKFCAFLNVLTIVSNNAPGSYSMAMNFQMLGDFWCKVPRPVFTTVSTAIYTACAIGGRDSLYQIFKNLVPLIGYWIVIWFTIFVESDLMFNRDRQYDWSVWNNSQKLPVGFAATVAFLIGWAGAIVGMDQIYYTGPIAKAIAGGCDLGVWLGCGFTAVAFPPLRMLELRVIGR is encoded by the exons ATGAGTCCTGATATTGAGAAACGCGAGTCACCTTCTGTACGGAGTGTTACACAAGATGGAACTGAAACCGAAATCCCTGCCTGTGATAACGAAGGCAGGTCCAGATATCAGAGATGGGCGCAGAATGTCAAGGGCCTGGAGACGCGAGGGATCGAGCCGGTGCCGGTTGAGGAGCGGCAGCCCGTCAGCGCGTCTGCCTCGTTCCATATCCTGCTCACGTGGTTTAGTATGGGAATGGCGCTAAACAACTTAGTTGTTGGGACGCTGGGGACGGTTGTGATGCAATTAAATTTTCTCGATGCGGCGCTGTGTGCGCTGTTTGGGAATGTGCTTGGTTGCGTAGCGATTGGGTATATGTGTACCTGGGGGCCGAGGAGTGGGCATCGCACACTT ATCGTATCGCGGTTTCTTATGGGGTTCAACCCTAGCAAGGTGTGCTGCTTTCTGAATGTGCTTACCAACATTGGTTATGGAATGATGAGCTCGACGGTCGGGGGCCAAATTCTGTCTAAGCTGTCTGGCGGCGCTGTATCAGTTGTGGTCGGAATCATCATTGTAGCCCTTGTGAGTCTGGTGGTGGCCACCTTCGGGATGCATATATTCCAGTACTATGAGAG ATACGCATGGTTCCCGCAGTTGATGGTCTTCTGTATCCTACTGGGATCGTCCGGTCCAGAGTTCGATTTCAATACTGTCTCTATAGGGTCTGTAGAAGAAGTCAACGCCAAAAGACTGGcgttcttctctctttgccTCTCTGCCGCAATGTCCTGGGTGCCAGGAGCTGCCGACTATCACGTATATTATTCACCTGATACCGGGACGTGGAGGATATGGTCCCTGACGACGGTAGGAGTAGGCTTAGCCATGACTATCACGCTCCTTCTCGGTGTTGGGCTGGGAACTGGAATTGCCCACAATCCCCGCTGGGGCGCCATTTACGACGGGACCCCCGGTAGCGTGGTGATCGCGGGTTATGACCGACTGGGCGCTTTGGGCAAGTTCTGCGCCTTTTTAAACGTACTGACCATAGTATCCAACAATGCCCCCGGCTCATATTCGATGGCGATGAACTTCCAAATGCTCGGCGACTTCTGGTGCAAGGTGCCGCGTCCTGTCTTCACTACCGTCAGTACCGCCATATACACAGCGTGCGCGATTGGCGGGCGGGATTCTCTCTACCAAATCTTCAAGAATCTCGTACCTTTGATCGGCTATTGGATCGTTATCTGGTTCACCATCTTCGTTGAGTCGGACTTGATGTTCAACAGGGACAGACAGTACGACTGGTCTGTGTGGAATAACTCGCAGAAACTGCCCGTAGGGTTCGCAGCCACTGTTGCATTCCTGATCGGATGGGCGGGTGCTATTGTTGGAATG GACCAAATTTACTACACCGGACCGATTGCAAAAGCCATTGCTGGGGGATGCGATCTGGGAGTTTGGCTGGGTTGTGGGTTCACGGCGGTTGCGTTTCCTCCGCTAAGAATGCTCGAGCTACGCGTGATTGGGCGTTGA
- a CDS encoding uncharacterized protein (transcript_id=CADANIAT00001440), producing MDAYDTKVRPSEEKRRSSDNDNVNGIVETYTEEEERALVRKLDMVILPFMCLVFLLQYLDKQSLSYAGVFGLITDLNLTNSQYSWCSSIFYIGQLVAEYPFIYLMSRLPLTKFVGATVILWGITCACLAAPQNYPGFAAVRFLLGFTEGAVSPAFVTITSIWYRKHEHALRTGLWVSMNGIAQVVGCLLMYGIGRNGSLALAPWRTLFIICGALTIAAGIAFFILMPSGPKDAWFLSAAREKQVLSLRMAHDREGGDKTSFSIMQLKETMLDPKAWCAFWFGVLVTMQSPVLTFATLVINSIGYSQLQTMLYTAPSGAVQVALLWIGMLLCYILPRQRTIVVVLLCIPPIIGNILMLVLPLSAGWGVIVSAWLASCITASWSILLSLVASNVKGNTKRAVVNAMFFIGYCAGCIASPQLWTHRPKYLEGLITALVTWGLLIFTTIVYRVLCVRDNKRREREAQEQDGSGLEGEGALGYIGGGAESMDLTDKQDRAFRYSW from the exons ATGGACGCTTACGACACAAAAGTCCGTCCTtcagaggagaagagacggTCCAGTGACAATGACAATGTCAATGGCATAGTCGAGACATAcaccgaagaagaggagagggcgCTCGTGCGCAAGCTCGACATGGTCATCTTGCCTTTC ATGTGCCTCGTATTCCTTCTGCAATACCTCGATAAGCAATCCCTTAGCTATGCGGGTGTCTTCGGCCTCATCACGGATCTGAACCTCACGAACAGTCAGTACTCCTGGTGCAGCTCGATCTTCTACATCGGCCAGCTAGTGGCCGAGTACCCTTTCATCTACCTGATGAGCCGGTTGCCACTAACAAAGTTCGTCGGCGCGACGGTCATCCTCTGGGGCATAACATGCGCGTGCCTCGCGGCGCCGCAAAACTACCCGGGCTTCGCCGCCGTCCGATTTCTGCTAGGGTTCACCGAGGGAGCCGTTTCGCCGGCTTTTGTGACCATTACCTCTATCTGGTACAGGAAGCATGAGCACGCGTTGCGGACGGGGCTGTGGGTGTCTATGAACGGTATCGCGCAGGTAGTCGGGTGTCTGCTCATGTACGGGATTGGGAGGAACGGAAGTCTTGCGCTGGCGCCATGGCGCACGCTCTTCATTATCTGCGGCGCGCTGACAATCGCCGCGGGCATCGCCTTTTTTATTCTTATGCCTTCTGGGCCAAAGGACGCGTGGTTTTTGTCAGCAGCGCGCGAGAAGCAAGTCCTCTCGTTACGGATGGCGCATGACCGGGAAGGAGGCGACAAGACCTCTTTCTCAATCATGCAGTTAAAAGAAACGATGCTGGATCCCAAGGCCTGGTGCGCGTTTTGGTTCGGTGTCCTTGTGACCATGCAATCCCCCGTCTTGACATTCGCGACTCTCGTCATCAATTCAATTGGGTACTCCCAACTCCAGACAATGCTGTATACAGCTCCCTCGGGAGCGGTGCAGGTTGCCCTACTTTGGATAGGGATGCTTCTGTGCTATATACTTCCAAGACAGCGCACCATTGTCGTGGTTCTCCTCTGCATCCCTCCCATAATTGGGAATATCCTCATGCTCGTCCTCCCACTAAGTGCAGGGTGGGGTGTGATTGTTTCTGCTTGGCTG GCCTCCTGCATCACCGCTTCCTGGTCCATCCTCCTGTCGCTTGTCGCATCAAATGTAAAAGGCAACACGAAGCGCGCCGTCGTCAACGCCATGTTTTTCATAGGGTATTGTGCCGGCTGCATTGCATCTCCACAACTTTGGACGCATAGACCGAAGTACCTCGAGGGATTGATTACGGCGCTTGTCACATGGGGTCTTTTGATCTTCACAACGATCGTTTATAGGGTGCTTTGTGTTAGGGATAACAAGCGGCGCGAGAGGGAGGCGCAGGAACAGGACGGGAGCGGGCTTGAGGGAGAAGGGGCATTGGGCTATATAGGTGGCGGTGCGGAGAGTATGGATCTTACGGACAAGCAGGATAGGGCGTTTCGTTATAGTTGGTAG
- a CDS encoding uncharacterized protein (transcript_id=CADANIAT00001441) — MASVTDADIKPWLRPPPQSYLLSAANIVDVAAGVIKENHYVMIKNGRITSVSSSRPLDAELPESYITVDCAGLYISPGLFDAHVHFVAVPGFPSLSTAFGNFNDVSLLRQPYVAAQMLHRGFTSVRDCGGAQLAFKQAIEEGVFPGPRLFIAGHALSQSGGHGDIRSAHDHVQCCAGHTNGLGRICDGVPACMTAVREEIRSGADFIKIMGSGGVSTPTDRLEQLQFTRQEIQAIVECAENAGTYVTAHAYTPKAMLHAIENGVKGIEHGNFVTEEVARIMVEKGIYLTPTLISYAEMDSEKWRGYLPADGQAKNTEVLSAGLKSLKIAADAGVTICYGSDLLGPLGLAQTGEFRLRAQALSPLTVLQSATINPARMMGQSESIGQIKEGFFADVLFLSRNPLEDVTIFDRPEECVLGVMKEGRVYKSRWDGLKEDADIPVRIRN, encoded by the coding sequence ATGGCCTCGGTAACAGACGCAGATATCAAGCCCTGGCTCCGGCCCCCGCCTCAGTCGTACCTCCTCAGCGCAGCAAACATCGTCGATGTCGCAGCTGGTGTTATAAAAGAGAATCATTATGTGATGATAAAAAATGGCAGAATAACCTCTGTTTCGTCCAGCCGTCCTCTCGACGCCGAATTACCAGAGTCTTACATCACCGTCGACTGCGCAGGCCTCTACATCAGCCCGGGCCTCTTCGATGCGCACGTCCACTTCGTGGCAGTCCCAGGCTTCCCCAGCCTCTCCACTGCATTTGGCAACTTCAACGACGTATCGCTTCTACGTCAGCCATATGTCGCAGCGCAGATGCTGCATCGCGGGTTCACATCCGTCCGCGATTGCGGCGGCGCCCAGCTCGCTTTCAAACAAGCAATCGAGGAGGGTGTCTTTCCTGGCCCGAGACTCTTCATTGCCGGACACGCACTGTCGCAATCAGGCGGGCACGGGGATATCCGCTCGGCGCATGACCATGTTCAGTGCTGCGCGGGGCACACGAACGGACTCGGCCGGATCTGCGACGGGGTGCCTGCTTGTATGACGGCCGTGCGGGAGGAGATCCGGTCTGGCGCGGATTTCATTAAGATCATGGGCAGTGGCGGGGTGTCAACGCCGACGGATCGATTGGAGCAGCTACAGTTCACGAGGcaggagatccaggccatCGTGGAGTGTGCAGAGAACGCGGGGACGTATGTCACGGCCCACGCCTATACGCCTAAAGCCATGCTGCATGCAATCGAGAATGGGGTGAAGGGTATTGAGCATGGAAATTTCGTGACTGAGGAGGTGGCCAGGATCATGGTTGAAAAGGGTATCTACCTTACGCCTACTCTGATCTCGTACGCGGAGATGGACTCTGAAAAATGGAGGGGCTATCTTCCTGCCGATGGACAGGCGAAGAACACGGAGGTGCTGAGCGCAGGGCTGAAGAGTCTAAAGATCGCGGCCGATGCGGGTGTCACGATATGCTACGGCAGCGATCTCCTCGGGCCGCTGGGTTTGGCGCAGACGGGCGAGTTCAGGCTCAGAGCGCAGGCGTTGAGTCCGTTGACGGTGTTGCAAAGTGCAACCATCAACCCGGCAAGGATGATGGGACAGTCCGAGTCAATCGGCCAGATCAAGGAGGGATTCTTTGCGGATGTGCTGTTCCTTAGCAGGAATCCGCTGGAGGACGTGACCATCTTTGATCGACCAGAGGAGTGCGTCCTGGGTGTGATGAAGGAGGGAAGAGTGTATAAGAGTCGATGGGATGGCCTAAAAGAGGATGCTGACATTCCGGTACGGATCAGGAATTAG
- a CDS encoding Zn(II)2Cys6 transcription factor (transcript_id=CADANIAT00001442) — protein sequence MDRSSTRRRPKSRRVPDEKRKRAAQACDRCKARKSKCVGVNTGRCQRCARDDRPCKITRCYPGKFPRETQPASPRRTISVADMLHESASFESIDSSIDANNVQVVKITWPKFLLQLREALALDSRIELDESDMMAMQTQYHQPTILQPNEINRIQRASRALPPRAVADFLISVCLTHASDVFFYLDQAQFLADIDQLYTISASPLRLDTGFICLVLSVLALGSQWTDLERPSSFPATLPMDGRDPGRVFYEEARSLIPDLIDRTSLTSIQAPFILGVYSLPDRALGSAYSYMGLALRKAVALEIHQQVDDARMSEHERQVRCRLWWAVYSLERTTAIKLNRPRSIDPETISTPLPVPLPSLDLAQAVDNIQHQIAYASLVMILDRIDSLGTRNLDNSQYDVLQLELETWKRNLPPALRIENVRPRAPDYRAVFHLQLNYLYARIVLGKGSLLNTIQTHIQRHRPVLETNTRPDLETVLDKLALSCVEASKMILSLCESLLRNNLTFRFSFTDFQGCSIATIVAILAGIIERDAQYEARVALGLNHLRTMALGNLTAEVGVRFVEALQAISNEAFAKLGNIDASKCENHGTGMRQDARGAAGYSQWAQWVSCRASMSTEQQRDIPFVVPNPDFGPASTMSAETSYAQAAAAPGDFAMSHQDFSNAILSPVPLDVDPQMIWSHEDQLALMGLTGLDMLEI from the exons ATGGATCGCTCCAGCACAAGACGCCGTCCCAAGTCCCGCAGAGTTCCAGacgagaagcgcaagcgagCTGCCCAGGC ATGTGACCGTTGCAAGGCCCGTAAGAGCAAATGTGTAGGCGTCAATACAGGAAGATGCCAGCGGTGTGCTCGAGACGACCGTCCCTGCAAAATCACCAGGTGTTACCCAGGAAAATTTCCAAGAGAGACACAACCAGCTTCACCGCGGCGAACAATATCAGTGGCCGATATGCTACATGAATCCGCCAGCTTCGAGTCTATTGATAGTAGTATTGATGCTAACAATG TCCAAGTGGTGAAGATAACATGGCCCAAGTTCCTGCTGCAACTCCGAGAGGCCCTTGCGCTGGATTCACGCATAGAGCTCGACGAAAGCGATATGATGGCCATGCAGACG CAATACCACCAGCCGACGATCCTGCAACCAAACGAAATCAACCGTATCCAGAGAGCATCCCGGGCCCTTCCACCGCGAGCCGTTGCtgacttcttgatctcgGTATGCTTGACCCATGCCTCCGATGTTTTCTTTTACCTCGACCAGGCCCAGTTTCTGGCGGACATCGACCAGCTCTACACCATATCGGCATCGCCTCTGCGTCTTGATACAGGATTTATATGTCTAGTACTTTCGGTTCTGGCGCTCGGTAGTCAGTGGACGGATTTGGAGCGGCCGTCGAGCTTCCCTGCAACTCTGCCGATGGACGGCAGAGATCCTGGACGAGTCTTCTACGAAGAAGCCCGGTCACTCATTCCCGATCTGATAGACCGAACTTCTTTGACGTCCATCCAGGCGCCGTTTATACTAGGTGTTTACTCGCTGCCAGACCGGGCCCTAGGGTCGGCGTATTCCTACATGGGGTTGGCTTTGCGTAAGGCTGTTGCGCTTGAGATACATCAGCAAGTAGATGATGCAAGAATGTCTGAGCACGAGAGACAGGTCCGCTGCCGGTTATGGTGGGCGGTTTATTCTTTGGAAAG GACTACCGCTATCAAGCTAAATCGGCCCCGATCCATTGACCCTGAGACAATCAGCACACCGCTTCCAGTGCCCTTGCCTTCCTTGGACCTTGCGCAGGCAGTAGATAATATCCAGCATCAGATAGCGTATGCGAGCTTGGTGATGATCCTAGACAGGATAGATAGCCTAGG GACAAGAAACCTCGACAATTCGCAGTATGATGTCTTACAGCTGGAACTAGAGACCTGGAAACGGAACCTTCCGCCAGCGCTGCGCATAGAAAACGTTCGCCCCAGGGCTCCCGATTACCGCGCCGTCTTCCACTTGCAGCTCAACTATCTTTACGCCAGGATCGTCCTGGGCAAAGGCTCTCTCCTCAACACGATTCAGACCCACATTCAACGCCATCGGCCGGTCCTCGAAACAAACACAAGGCCGGACTTAGAAACAGTGTTGGACAAGCTAGCATTATCCTGCGTTGAAGCTAGCAAAATGATCTTGTCGCTCTGCGAATCACTTTTACGCAACAACTTGACCTTTCGGTTCTCCTTCACCGACTTCCAAGGGTGCAGTATCGCAACCATAGTGGCCATCTTGGCTGGTATTATTGAGAGAGATGCGCAATACGAGGCTCGGGTTGCATTAGGCCTAAACCACCTGCGCACGATGGCCCTTGGCAACCTAACAGCCGAAGTTGGAGTTCGGTTCGTCGAGGCCCTGCAGGCGATCTCGAACGAGGCCTTTGCTAAACTTGGGAACATCGACGCATCCAAGTGCGAGAACCATGGAACGGGAATGAGGCAAGACGCACGGGGGGCGGCCGGCTACAGCCAGTGGGCTCAATGGGTCTCGTGTAGAGCTAGCATGAGCACTGAGCAGCAGCGAGACATACCATTTGTGGTCCCAAATCCGGATTTTGGGCCAGCGTCGACCATGTCAGCTGAGACCAGTTATGCACAGGCTGCAGCGGCACCCGGAGATTTTGCGATGTCGCATCAGGACTTTTCCAACGCGATTTTATCGCCGGTACCTCTGGATGTCGACCCGCAGATGATTTGGAGCCACGAGGACCAGTTGGCGCTCATGGGCTTGACTGGGCTGGACATGCTGGAAATCTGA
- a CDS encoding beta-tubulin benA (transcript_id=CADANIAT00001443) produces MREIVHLQTGQCGNQIGAAFWQTISGEHGLDGSGVYNGTSDLQLERMNVYFNEASGNKYVPRAVLVDLEPGTMDAVRAGPFGELFRPDNFVFGQSGAGNNWAKGHYTEGAELVDNVVDVVRREAEGCDCLQGFQITHSLGGGTGAGMGTLLISKIREEFPDRMMATFSVVPSPKVSDTVVEPYNATLSVHQLVEHSDETFCIDNEALYDICMRTLKLSNPSYGDLNHLVSAVMSGVTTCLRFPGQLNSDLRKLAVNMVPFPRLHFFMVGFAPLTSRGAYSFRAVSVPELTQQMFDPKNMMAASDFRNGRYLTCSAIFRGKVSMKEVEDQMRNIQSKNQSYFVEWIPNNIQTALCSIPPRGLKMSSTFIGNSTSIQELFKRVGDQFTAMFRRKAFLHWYTGEGMDEMEFTEAESNMNDLVSEYQQYQDASISEGEEEYAEEEIMEGEE; encoded by the exons ATGCGTGAGATC GTTCACCTTCAGACCGGCCAGTGT GGTAACCAAATTGGTGCTGCTTTCTG GCAGACCATCTCCGGTGAGCACGGCCTCGATGGCTCCGGTGT TTACAATGGTACCTCCGACCTTCAACTCGAGCGTATGAACGTCTACTTCAATGAG GCCAGCGGTAACAAGTACGTTCCCCGTGCCGTCCTCGTCGATCTCGAGCCCGGTACTATGGATGCCGTCCGCGCCGGTCCCTTCGGCGAGCTCTTCCGTCCCGACAACTTCGTTTTCGGCCAGTCCGGTGCTGGTAACAACTGGGCCAAGGGTCACTACACTGAGGGtgctgagcttgttgacaACGTCGTCGATGTTGTCCGTCGTGAGGCCGAGGGTTGCGACTGCCTCCAGGGTTTCCAGATCACCCACTCTCTCGGTGGTGGTACCGGTGCCGGTATGGGTACTCTTTTGATCTCCAAGATTCGTGAGGAGTTCCCCGACCGCATGATGGCCACCTTCTCCGTCGTTCCCTCTCCCAAGGTCTCCGACACCGTTGTTGAGCCTTACAACGCCACCCTTTCCGTTCACCAGCTCGTTGAGCACTCCGATGAGACTTTCTGTATTGACAACGAG GCTCTCTACGATATCTGCATGCGCACCCTCAAGCTCTCCAACCCCTCCTACGGTGATCTGAACCACCTCGTCTCCGCCGTCATGTCCGGTGTCACCACTTGCCTTCGATTCCCTGGTCAGCTGAACTCTGACCTGCGCAAGCTGGCTGTCAACATGGTTCCCTTCCCTCGTCTGCACTTCTTCATGGTCGGCTTCGCTCCTCTGACCAGCCGTGGCGCCTACTCCTTCCGCGCTGTTTCCGTTCCCGAGTTGACCCAGCAGATGTTCGACCCCAAGAACATGATGGCTGCCTCTGACTTCCGCAACGGCCGCTACCTCACCTGCTCCGCTATCTT CCGTGGAAAGGTCTCCatgaaggaggttgaggaccAGATGCGCAACATCCAGAGCAAGAACCAGTCCTACTTCGTCGAGTGGATTCCCAACAACATCCAGACCGCTCTCTGCTCCATTCCTCCCCGCGGCCTCAAGATGTCTTCCACCTTCATTGGAAACTCTACTTccatccaggagctcttcAAGCGTGTCGGTGACCAGTTCACTGCTATGTTCCGTCGCAAGGCTTTCTTGCATTGGTACACTGGTGAGGGTATGGACGAGATGGAGTTCACTGAGGCTGAGAGCAACATGAACGATCTCGTCTCCGAGTACCAGCAGTACCAGGACGCCTCCATCTCcgaaggcgaggaggagTA cgccgaggaggagatcatGGAGGGTGAGGAATAA
- a CDS encoding ammonium permease MEP2 (transcript_id=CADANIAT00001444): protein MSTYPVAYNGTGVNGGDSLREDLNIYYSSGDIAWVITSTALVLLMIPGVGFFYSGLARRKSALSLIWLSLMSIGVVSFQWFFWGYSLAFSHTAGKYIGNLDNFGFKGVLGAPSVGSTKVPDLLFAVFQGMFAAITVALAVGAVAERGRMLPCMVFVFIWSTIIYDPVACWTWNASGWVFQLGGLDFAGGTPVHIVSGTTALAYSLMLGKRRGHGTHELNYRPHNVTHVVIGTVFLWVGWFGFNAGSALSANLRAVMAAVVTNLAASVGGVTWCLLDYRLERKWSTVGFCSGVISGLVAITPGSGFVTPWAAFIFGVVGAAACNFATKVKYLIRVDDALDIFAVHGIGGLVGNLLTGLFAADYIAHLDGSTEIDGGWINHNYIQLGYQLADSVTGMAYSFFGSCIILFIINMIPGLSLRVPEEDEVLGIDDAEIGEFAYDYVELTRDVINGTTEPMDGASKRSTTPTGPVEPSPAELKA, encoded by the exons ATGTCGACTTACCCTGTTGCCTACAATGGGACCGGCGTGAACGGTGGTGACTCCCTCAGGGAGGATCTCAACATCTACTACAGT TCTGGTGATATTGCATGGGTTATTACCTCAACCGCGCTAGTTCTTCTAATGATACCGGGTGTAGG ATTCTTCTACTCCGGTCTCGCTCGTCGGAAGTCCGCCCTCTCCCTGATATGGCTTTCATTGATGTCTATCGGTGTGGTCTCATTCCAATGGTTCTTCTGGGGTTATTCGTTGGCCTTTTCCCACACTGCCGGAAAGTACATTGGTAACTTGGATAACTTTGGGTTCAAGGGTGTCCTGGGCGCTCCTTCAGTGGGCTCAACCAAGGTCCCCGATCTTCTGTTTGCTGTCTTTCAGGGAATGTTTGCTGCGATTAC CGTTGCACTTGCCGTTGGTGCCGTTGCAGAGCGTGGTCGTATGCTTCCCTGCATGGTTTTCGTCTTTATCTGGAGTACCATCATCTACGACCCCGTTGCATGCTGGACCTGGAATGCTTCTGGTTGGGTCTTCCAGTTAGGAGGCTTGGACTTTGCTGGTGGCACGCCAGTCCACATTGTCTCCGGTACGACGGCTCTGGCCTACTCTTTGATGCTCGGCAAGCGTCGTGGTCACGGAACTCATGAGCTCAACTATCGCCCTCACAACGTTACTCATGTTGTGATTGGCACCGTCTTTCTTTGGGTTGGCTGGTTCGGTTTCAACGCCGGCTCCGCCTTGAGCGCTAATCTGCGTGCTGTGATGGCTGCTGTAGTGACAAACTTGGCTGCTTCTGTAGGTGGTGTCACCTGGTGCTTGCTCGACTACCGTCTAGAAAGAAAGTGGTCAACCGTTGGCTTCTGTTCCGGTGTGATTTCCGGCCTTGTTGCCATTACCCCCGGTTCTGGCTTCGTGACTCCCTGGGCTGCGTTTATCTTCGGCGTTGtcggtgctgctgcttgcaACTTCGCGACTAAAGTCAAGTATCTCATCCGAGTTGATGATGCTCTCGATATCTTCGCTGTGCACGGTATCGGTGGTCTTGTCGGTAACCTCCTGACCGGTCTCTTCGCAGC TGACTACATTGCCCACCTGGACGGCTCTACCGAGATCGACGGCGGCTGGATCAACCACAATTACATCCAACTCGGCTACCAACTTGCCGATTCCGTCACCGGCATGGCCTACTCCTTCTTCGGCAGCTGCATCATTCTCTTTATCATCAACATGATCCCCGGCCTTAGCCTGCGCGTccctgaagaagatgaagtcCTTGGTATCGATGACGCCGAAATTGGCGAATTTGCT TATGACTACGTCGAACTCACCCGCGACGTTATTAACGGGACCACTGAGCCGATGGACGGCGCATCCAAGCGCAGCACCACTCCCACCGGACCCGTCGAACCATCCCCTGCCGAGCTCAAAGCGTAA